In Actinomadura citrea, a single window of DNA contains:
- a CDS encoding FmdB family zinc ribbon protein, giving the protein MPTYQYVCTDCGEPLEVVQKFSDDALTECPACSGKLRKVFSAAGIIFKGSGFYRTDSRGSGKSASTAGASSNGSSNGSSNGSSGDSGGSSGDSAKSDSSSSTSDSSSSSTGKSSSSEKVA; this is encoded by the coding sequence GTGCCGACGTATCAGTACGTTTGCACCGACTGCGGCGAGCCTCTAGAGGTCGTGCAGAAGTTCAGCGACGACGCGCTGACCGAGTGCCCGGCGTGCAGCGGCAAGCTCCGCAAGGTCTTCTCCGCCGCGGGGATCATCTTCAAGGGCTCGGGCTTCTACCGCACCGACAGCCGCGGCTCCGGCAAGTCGGCCTCCACCGCGGGGGCCTCGTCCAACGGCTCGTCGAACGGGTCGTCCAACGGCTCCTCCGGCGACTCGGGCGGTTCCTCGGGCGACTCCGCCAAGTCGGACTCGTCCTCGTCGACCTCCGACTCGTCGTCCTCGTCGACCGGCAAGTCGTCGTCCTCCGAAAAGGTCGCCTGA
- a CDS encoding NAD(P)-dependent oxidoreductase: MTAPWRILSLPPIADEIVHGLFAPLGDAAEVAFPQTRDRAGLLAALAGADLVIGDFTGRLALDAEAVAAAPRVSFVQMPAVGIDSIDVAAWASAGVPVANAAGFNARGVAEWAVGAAFALCRNLARGDRAVRAGGWPQMEMAALGPREIHTQRVGIVGFGAIGAEAARLFAALGCAVSYWTRRRRPEAPATYRELDELVATSDVLVLALPLTEETRGLIGPERLALLPDKALLVNVARGGIAPDGAVLAALDSGRLAGAALDVFEQEPLPEGHPLRSREDVLLSPHTAGASVQSQLNLLGMVRDNVTAAVQGRDVQNVVNGLNPLVTRR; encoded by the coding sequence ATGACGGCGCCGTGGCGGATCCTTTCCCTGCCCCCGATCGCGGACGAGATCGTCCATGGTTTGTTCGCGCCGCTGGGAGACGCCGCCGAGGTGGCGTTCCCGCAGACCAGGGACCGGGCGGGCCTGCTCGCCGCGCTCGCCGGCGCCGACCTGGTGATCGGCGACTTCACCGGCCGGCTGGCGCTGGACGCCGAGGCCGTGGCGGCGGCGCCGCGGGTGTCGTTCGTCCAGATGCCCGCGGTCGGGATCGACAGCATCGACGTCGCCGCGTGGGCGTCCGCGGGCGTGCCCGTGGCGAACGCGGCGGGATTCAACGCGCGCGGGGTCGCCGAGTGGGCGGTCGGCGCGGCGTTCGCGCTGTGCCGCAACCTCGCGCGGGGCGACCGGGCCGTCCGCGCGGGCGGATGGCCGCAGATGGAGATGGCGGCGCTCGGCCCGCGCGAGATCCACACGCAGCGGGTCGGCATCGTCGGGTTCGGGGCGATCGGCGCCGAGGCCGCGCGGCTCTTCGCGGCTCTGGGCTGCGCGGTCTCGTACTGGACGAGGCGGAGGCGTCCCGAGGCGCCGGCGACGTACCGGGAGCTGGACGAGCTCGTGGCGACGTCCGACGTCCTCGTCCTCGCCCTGCCGCTGACCGAGGAGACAAGGGGGTTGATAGGTCCGGAGCGGCTCGCCCTGCTGCCGGACAAGGCGCTGCTGGTGAACGTGGCGCGCGGGGGCATCGCGCCTGACGGCGCCGTCCTCGCCGCACTGGATTCGGGACGTCTGGCCGGGGCGGCCCTGGACGTGTTCGAGCAGGAGCCGCTTCCGGAGGGGCATCCGCTGCGTTCCCGCGAGGACGTCCTGCTGTCGCCGCACACGGCGGGGGCGTCCGTCCAGTCGCAGCTCAACCTGCTCGGGATGGTGCGCGACAACGTCACCGCGGCCGTTCAGGGACGAGACGTACAGAACGTGGTGAACGGGCTCAATCCACTGGTCACACGGCGATAG
- a CDS encoding S-methyl-5'-thioadenosine phosphorylase encodes MSTQASASQPVAEIGVIGGSGFYSFLDDIEEVRVDTPYGPPSDPIAIGELAGRRVAFVPRHGRDHRFPPHKIPYRANLWALRSLGVRQVLAPCAVGSLTPDLGPGTLAVPDQLADRTSGRDQTYYDQGAAVHVSFSDPYCPTGRRAAVESARTSGWDPVDRGTLVVIEGPRFSTRAESRWFASQGWTLIGMTGHPEAVLARELALCYTSLCLVTDLDAGIEEGEGVTMEEVLRVFGENIDRLRGVVADVVKALPTERTCACPTVLDGIKLPLELP; translated from the coding sequence ATGTCCACTCAGGCTTCCGCGTCCCAGCCCGTCGCCGAGATCGGGGTCATCGGCGGCTCCGGCTTCTACTCGTTCCTCGACGACATCGAGGAGGTGCGGGTCGACACCCCCTACGGCCCGCCCAGCGACCCCATCGCGATCGGCGAGCTGGCGGGCCGCCGCGTCGCCTTCGTCCCCCGGCACGGCCGCGACCACCGCTTCCCCCCGCACAAGATCCCCTACCGGGCCAACCTGTGGGCGCTGCGGTCCCTCGGCGTCCGCCAGGTGCTGGCGCCGTGCGCGGTCGGCTCCCTCACCCCCGACCTCGGGCCCGGCACGCTGGCCGTCCCCGACCAGCTCGCCGACCGGACGTCGGGGCGCGACCAGACCTACTACGACCAGGGCGCCGCCGTCCACGTCTCCTTCTCCGACCCGTACTGCCCGACGGGCCGCCGCGCCGCCGTCGAGTCCGCGCGGACCTCCGGGTGGGACCCGGTCGACCGCGGCACGCTCGTCGTCATCGAGGGCCCCCGCTTCTCGACCCGGGCCGAGTCCCGGTGGTTCGCCTCGCAGGGGTGGACGCTGATCGGGATGACCGGCCACCCCGAGGCCGTCCTCGCCCGCGAGCTGGCGCTCTGCTACACCTCGCTCTGCCTCGTCACCGACCTCGACGCGGGCATCGAGGAGGGCGAGGGCGTCACGATGGAGGAGGTCCTGCGCGTCTTCGGCGAGAACATCGACCGGCTCCGCGGCGTCGTCGCCGACGTCGTCAAGGCACTGCCCACCGAGCGCACCTGCGCCTGCCCCACCGTCCTCGACGGCATCAAGCTCCCCCTGGAACTGCCGTGA
- a CDS encoding RcpC/CpaB family pilus assembly protein, translating to MSARLSRLRRPLAALFAAAAAGLALLALRPGPPPSVRVLAAARDLPAGTPLGPSDLRHLDLPPSAVPVGTLRTGGAGRVLAGPMRRGEPLTDARVVGAGLLRGYGPGTVATPVRLADAGAARLVHPGDRVDVLTVPSEAAPANGPRARWDAARVVVSEVPVIATPPPDENGAQEGALVVLATDRPQAVALAGAGAPLALTITAP from the coding sequence GTGAGCGCCCGCTTATCCCGCCTGCGGCGGCCGCTGGCGGCGCTGTTCGCCGCGGCCGCCGCGGGCCTGGCGCTCCTGGCACTGCGTCCCGGCCCGCCGCCGTCCGTCCGCGTCCTCGCCGCCGCCCGCGACCTGCCCGCCGGAACGCCCCTCGGCCCGTCCGACCTGCGCCACCTCGACCTGCCGCCGTCCGCCGTCCCGGTGGGCACGCTCCGCACGGGCGGAGCGGGCCGCGTCCTCGCCGGACCGATGCGCCGCGGCGAACCCCTCACCGACGCCCGTGTCGTCGGCGCCGGGCTCCTACGCGGCTACGGCCCCGGCACGGTCGCCACGCCGGTCCGCCTGGCCGACGCGGGCGCCGCCCGCCTCGTCCACCCCGGCGACCGCGTGGACGTCCTGACCGTCCCGTCCGAGGCCGCCCCCGCGAACGGCCCCCGCGCCCGCTGGGACGCCGCCCGCGTGGTGGTTTCCGAAGTCCCCGTCATAGCGACCCCACCCCCTGACGAGAACGGCGCCCAAGAGGGCGCCCTGGTCGTCCTGGCGACCGACCGCCCCCAAGCGGTGGCCCTGGCCGGCGCCGGCGCCCCCCTGGCCCTGACGATCACCGCCCCCTGA
- a CDS encoding 5-formyltetrahydrofolate cyclo-ligase produces MHPIATKTGLRAELLARRAAMPPETRSGAARPIRDALLPVPEVEMAGTIAAYVSIGDEPDTRSLLFALWKRGTYVLVPRLLPDGDLDWASYEGPDSLVPGARGCLESSEPPRGPGAVASADVVLVPAVAVDRTGVRLGRGGGSYDRALARVGPAILTAALLFDGELVESVPAEPHDQRVRAVVTPSQGLVRLG; encoded by the coding sequence GTGCACCCCATCGCTACGAAGACCGGCCTCCGGGCCGAACTGCTCGCACGACGTGCGGCGATGCCGCCCGAGACGCGCTCCGGCGCGGCGCGCCCGATCCGGGACGCGCTGCTGCCCGTCCCGGAGGTGGAGATGGCCGGGACCATCGCGGCGTACGTCTCCATAGGCGACGAGCCGGACACGCGGAGCCTGCTGTTCGCGCTGTGGAAGCGCGGGACGTACGTGCTGGTCCCCCGCCTGCTCCCGGACGGCGACCTCGACTGGGCGTCCTACGAGGGGCCCGACTCGCTCGTCCCCGGGGCCCGCGGGTGCCTGGAGTCGTCCGAGCCGCCGCGCGGCCCCGGGGCGGTGGCCAGCGCGGACGTCGTGCTGGTGCCCGCGGTGGCGGTCGACCGGACGGGCGTGCGCCTCGGCCGCGGCGGCGGCTCCTACGACCGGGCGCTGGCGCGCGTGGGCCCGGCGATCCTGACCGCGGCGCTGCTGTTCGACGGGGAACTGGTGGAGAGCGTGCCCGCCGAGCCGCACGACCAGCGCGTCCGGGCGGTGGTGACGCCGTCGCAGGGGCTGGTCCGCCTGGGCTGA
- a CDS encoding oxygenase MpaB family protein has protein sequence MEQPSRRNVLMTGGVLGALGALSVATPAQARPLWTWSPKGSVVGAGKGVDPRWVWDEEADPLVASLIDRGDVPNVNKLLKGWTKNGQALPAGLPADLKQFIEKARRLPSWADQTKLATAYKFNQKRGTYLGVSYGFASGMMSTVIPHEARAVYYSKGGADMRDRITKTAKLGYDIGTRNAFQPDGEMIVTCVKTRLAHAGVRHLLPQSPSWDKVADEQIPISQADMMVTWHSLPTTVMRQLTRWKVPIPADESAAFLHSWQLTAHMLGILDEYIPNSWDEANAQAAQVLDPVLAATPEGVKLADILLHLGVTIDGGILTTHILGALTRYMLGDQICGWLQIPREPVWDPAFEAFWPTFVAIKEGLLKITDAPPGLLQIYWAFDEIIRLGTLLFLSGGNLPISIQIPTGNNPNT, from the coding sequence ATGGAACAACCCAGCAGGCGCAACGTGCTGATGACGGGCGGGGTGCTCGGGGCGCTCGGCGCGCTGAGCGTCGCGACGCCCGCGCAGGCCAGGCCCCTGTGGACGTGGTCGCCCAAGGGATCGGTCGTGGGCGCCGGGAAGGGCGTCGACCCGCGGTGGGTCTGGGACGAGGAGGCCGACCCGCTGGTCGCCTCGCTGATCGACCGGGGCGACGTCCCCAACGTCAACAAGCTGCTCAAGGGCTGGACCAAGAACGGCCAGGCGCTGCCGGCGGGGCTGCCGGCCGACCTGAAGCAGTTCATCGAGAAGGCCCGCCGACTGCCCTCCTGGGCCGATCAGACGAAACTCGCCACCGCGTACAAGTTCAACCAGAAGCGGGGCACCTACCTCGGTGTCAGCTACGGCTTCGCCAGCGGGATGATGAGCACGGTCATCCCCCACGAGGCGCGCGCGGTCTACTACTCCAAGGGCGGCGCGGACATGAGGGACCGCATCACCAAGACCGCCAAGCTCGGCTACGACATCGGGACCAGGAACGCGTTCCAGCCGGACGGCGAGATGATCGTCACCTGCGTCAAGACGCGGCTGGCCCACGCAGGCGTGCGCCACCTGCTGCCCCAGTCCCCGAGCTGGGACAAGGTCGCCGACGAGCAGATCCCGATCAGCCAGGCGGACATGATGGTCACCTGGCACAGCCTGCCCACCACGGTCATGAGGCAGCTCACCAGGTGGAAGGTACCGATCCCCGCCGACGAGTCGGCGGCGTTCCTGCACTCCTGGCAGCTGACCGCGCACATGCTGGGAATCCTGGACGAGTACATCCCCAACTCGTGGGACGAGGCCAACGCCCAGGCCGCCCAGGTCCTCGACCCGGTCCTCGCCGCCACCCCCGAGGGCGTCAAGCTGGCCGACATCCTGCTCCACCTCGGCGTCACCATCGACGGCGGCATCCTCACCACGCACATCCTCGGCGCGCTCACCCGCTACATGCTCGGCGACCAGATCTGCGGCTGGCTGCAGATCCCGCGCGAACCGGTGTGGGACCCGGCCTTCGAGGCCTTCTGGCCGACCTTCGTCGCCATCAAGGAGGGCCTGCTCAAGATCACGGACGCTCCCCCTGGCCTGCTGCAGATCTACTGGGCCTTCGACGAGATCATCCGCCTGGGGACCCTGCTCTTCCTGTCCGGGGGCAACCTCCCGATCAGCATCCAGATCCCCACCGGCAACAACCCGAACACCTGA
- a CDS encoding MscL family protein: MSGFKKFLFRGNLVELAVAFVVGAAFAGLVKDFASSFITPLIALIGGKPDYTRLAVTIDGTTFPYGIFVTSAIAFFITAVIVYFLVVLPTTKLIERMDRGKEATERECPQCLSDIPVKARRCRYCTAEIVPANEVPHSR; this comes from the coding sequence ATGAGCGGATTCAAGAAGTTCCTCTTCCGCGGGAACCTGGTCGAACTCGCGGTGGCGTTCGTCGTCGGAGCGGCGTTCGCCGGGCTCGTGAAGGACTTCGCGAGTTCCTTCATCACCCCGTTGATCGCGCTCATCGGCGGCAAGCCCGACTACACGCGCCTGGCCGTCACCATCGACGGCACCACGTTCCCGTACGGGATCTTCGTGACCTCGGCGATCGCGTTCTTCATCACGGCCGTGATCGTCTACTTCCTGGTCGTGCTTCCGACGACCAAGCTGATCGAGCGGATGGACCGCGGCAAGGAGGCCACCGAGCGCGAGTGCCCGCAGTGCCTCAGCGACATCCCGGTGAAGGCCCGCCGCTGCCGCTACTGCACCGCGGAGATCGTCCCCGCCAACGAGGTGCCGCACTCCCGCTGA
- a CDS encoding M15 family metallopeptidase has product MPNPRSAALTAVFLVMTTLSPHGAANAAAGADSLESLRREASKARTELEKATKKMETRKKDLAGSQVKLRATLKDLAGAEAELNRIREPLARLANTSYQQSGAAGSMAIFGGGDPSTALRSTADVTLMARSQQALVDRADELQDRRQKLASTAQELQSRNAVEQTRLQQEVDGLKNRSAQLTKQLNSMLDKLAVTRQKRLELGCDKALARDAKKFPNGLIPSKYLCPLPQKGGHMLRADAALAFYKLNEAYKRSFGRDMCVTDAYRNLSEQHRVYAQRPGFAAVPGTSNHGKGQALDLCGGVQSSGSVQFNWMEAHAGKYGWIHPAWAYSNPFEPWHWEFGTENG; this is encoded by the coding sequence GTGCCGAACCCCCGGTCGGCGGCGCTGACCGCGGTCTTCCTGGTGATGACGACGCTCTCACCGCACGGCGCCGCGAACGCGGCCGCGGGGGCCGACTCGCTCGAGTCGCTGCGCCGCGAGGCATCGAAGGCGCGCACCGAGTTGGAGAAGGCCACGAAGAAGATGGAGACCCGGAAGAAGGACCTGGCCGGGTCGCAGGTGAAGCTGCGCGCCACGCTGAAGGACCTCGCCGGGGCCGAGGCGGAGTTGAACCGGATACGCGAGCCGCTGGCCAGGCTGGCGAACACCTCCTACCAGCAGAGCGGCGCTGCCGGTTCCATGGCGATCTTCGGGGGCGGCGACCCGAGCACGGCGCTGCGGTCGACGGCGGACGTGACGCTCATGGCGAGGTCGCAGCAGGCGCTTGTGGACCGTGCCGACGAGTTGCAGGACCGGCGGCAGAAGCTCGCCTCCACGGCGCAGGAGCTGCAGTCGCGCAACGCGGTCGAGCAGACCCGCCTCCAGCAGGAGGTGGACGGGTTGAAGAACCGGTCGGCGCAGCTGACCAAGCAGCTCAACTCGATGCTCGACAAGCTGGCGGTGACGCGGCAGAAGCGGCTCGAACTCGGGTGCGACAAGGCCCTGGCGAGGGATGCGAAGAAGTTCCCGAACGGGCTCATCCCGTCGAAGTACCTGTGCCCCCTGCCGCAGAAGGGCGGGCACATGCTGCGGGCGGACGCGGCGCTCGCCTTCTACAAGCTGAACGAGGCGTACAAGCGCAGTTTCGGCCGCGACATGTGCGTGACGGACGCCTATCGGAACCTGTCCGAGCAGCATCGTGTCTACGCGCAGCGGCCCGGCTTCGCGGCCGTCCCCGGGACGAGCAACCACGGCAAGGGGCAGGCACTCGACCTGTGCGGTGGTGTGCAGAGCTCGGGGTCCGTCCAGTTCAACTGGATGGAGGCCCACGCCGGGAAGTACGGATGGATCCACCCGGCCTGGGCCTACAGCAACCCGTTCGAGCCCTGGCACTGGGAGTTCGGGACGGAGAACGGCTGA
- a CDS encoding TetR/AcrR family transcriptional regulator has product MEPVLSFLMTSSDSGSLLESVYVEAVEQVDDVDETRSRVLDAAYAQFCRMGIQRSTMDDVARRAGVSRITVYRRFATKDTLVEQVVRREFRRYFDQFLIDIQQAETAADRVVLGFVSSLRAIRGNPLIGGLIATEPDLLLPSLTGDGGRTLATVRRFVADQLRREQRAGNVSGDLDTDFVAEMMVRISGSLLAVPSHIIDLDDDTQLAALAHRFLVPMLEPHPPRLTR; this is encoded by the coding sequence GTGGAACCTGTGCTGTCGTTCCTCATGACGTCGTCGGACTCGGGGTCGTTGCTGGAGAGCGTGTACGTCGAGGCCGTCGAACAGGTCGACGACGTCGACGAGACCCGTTCGCGCGTCCTCGACGCGGCCTACGCGCAGTTCTGCCGGATGGGCATCCAGCGCTCCACGATGGACGACGTGGCCCGCCGGGCCGGCGTCTCGCGGATCACCGTCTACCGGCGATTCGCCACGAAGGACACCCTGGTGGAGCAGGTGGTGCGGCGGGAGTTCCGCCGCTACTTCGACCAGTTCCTCATCGACATCCAGCAAGCCGAGACGGCCGCCGACCGGGTGGTCCTCGGCTTCGTGAGCTCCCTGCGCGCCATCCGGGGCAACCCCCTGATCGGCGGCCTGATCGCCACGGAACCGGACCTGCTCCTGCCCTCCCTGACCGGCGACGGGGGCCGGACCCTGGCCACCGTGCGGCGCTTCGTCGCCGACCAGCTCCGCCGCGAGCAGCGCGCCGGCAACGTGTCGGGCGACCTGGACACCGACTTCGTGGCCGAGATGATGGTCCGCATATCCGGCTCGCTCCTGGCGGTCCCCAGCCACATCATCGACCTGGACGACGACACCCAACTAGCCGCCCTGGCCCACCGCTTCCTGGTCCCCATGCTGGAACCCCACCCCCCCCGCCTAACCCGTTAG
- a CDS encoding MMPL family transporter, with product MSAPSPAPPRPRTHRLAGLIAGRRTKWAVLALWVVLLAALGPLAGKLGDVEKNDAASWLPAGAESTRVVELEERFRKDETMLAVVVYERSGGITAADKAKAESDMAAFQNLPGAQKAQGPFPSKDGKALQTLVPLTDEDLTAAVDQARDLAERGPPGLASHVTGPAGGGADQFEVFQSLDGFLLMAAGLVVIVLLLFIYRSPVLWFVPVLSAVFALGLAQSTVYLLAKYADLTVNGQSAGILTVLVFGVATDYALLLVARYREELHRHEDRHEAMAYALHRAAPAVIASAATVAVGLLCLLLADMNSTAGMGPVAAAGVLTALAAMTTLLPALLVICGRWLFWPLIPRYDAKYLKPEAYEAEHGVWSRVAGMVGKRPRALWAATMLGLIVLTLGLGSLKADGLSDAGQFTGKPDSVKGSEVIARHYAAGSGSPALVIGKAPASDQIAQAVRGTPGVAEVSAPAAAGGLVKYEATLKDAADSQAARATIDRLRTAVHAVPSADAKVGGTTATYLDIKRASSRDNKVIIPIVLAVVLLILIALLRAVVAPLLMMGTVVLSFLASLGACAVIFEHVFGFEGTDSGFPLLAFIFLVALGVDYNIFLMHRVREESQALGTRRGIQRGLTVTGGVITSAGLVLAATFASMVTLPLVFMVEMGFAVAFGVLLDTLVVRSLLLPALSYDIGRRIWTPGRLAKEAPASPPKVLDPVG from the coding sequence ATGAGCGCACCTAGCCCGGCTCCCCCGAGGCCGCGGACACACCGCCTGGCCGGACTGATCGCCGGACGGCGCACCAAATGGGCCGTCCTGGCCCTGTGGGTCGTCCTCCTGGCCGCCCTCGGCCCCCTCGCCGGCAAGCTCGGCGACGTCGAGAAGAACGACGCGGCGTCCTGGCTGCCCGCCGGGGCGGAGTCCACCCGGGTCGTGGAACTGGAGGAGAGGTTCCGCAAGGACGAGACGATGCTCGCCGTCGTCGTCTACGAGCGTTCCGGCGGGATCACCGCGGCGGACAAGGCCAAGGCCGAGTCCGACATGGCCGCGTTCCAGAACCTGCCCGGAGCGCAGAAGGCGCAGGGGCCGTTCCCGTCCAAGGACGGCAAGGCCCTGCAGACCCTCGTGCCCCTGACGGACGAGGACCTCACCGCCGCCGTCGACCAGGCGCGCGACCTCGCCGAGCGCGGACCCCCCGGACTGGCCTCGCACGTCACCGGTCCCGCCGGCGGCGGCGCCGACCAGTTCGAGGTGTTCCAGAGCCTGGACGGCTTCCTGCTCATGGCCGCTGGTCTCGTCGTCATCGTCCTGCTGCTGTTCATCTACCGCAGCCCGGTCCTGTGGTTCGTCCCCGTGCTGAGCGCCGTCTTCGCCCTGGGCCTCGCCCAGTCGACCGTGTACCTGCTCGCCAAGTACGCGGACCTCACCGTCAACGGCCAGAGCGCCGGCATCCTGACCGTCCTCGTCTTCGGTGTCGCCACCGACTACGCCTTGCTGCTCGTCGCCCGCTACAGGGAGGAACTGCACCGGCACGAGGACCGGCACGAGGCCATGGCCTACGCGCTGCACCGCGCCGCGCCCGCCGTCATCGCCTCCGCCGCCACCGTGGCCGTCGGCCTGCTGTGCCTGCTGCTCGCCGACATGAACTCCACCGCCGGCATGGGCCCCGTGGCCGCCGCGGGCGTCCTCACCGCCCTCGCCGCCATGACGACCCTCCTGCCCGCCCTCCTCGTCATCTGCGGCCGCTGGCTGTTCTGGCCGCTGATCCCCCGCTACGACGCCAAGTACCTCAAGCCCGAGGCGTACGAGGCCGAGCACGGCGTCTGGAGCCGCGTCGCAGGAATGGTCGGCAAGCGCCCGCGCGCGCTCTGGGCCGCGACCATGCTCGGCCTGATCGTCCTCACGCTCGGGCTGGGCTCGCTCAAGGCGGACGGCCTGTCGGACGCCGGCCAGTTCACCGGCAAGCCCGACTCGGTGAAGGGCTCGGAGGTCATCGCACGGCACTACGCCGCCGGCTCGGGCTCCCCGGCCCTCGTCATCGGCAAGGCCCCGGCGTCCGACCAGATCGCCCAGGCCGTGCGCGGAACGCCGGGCGTCGCCGAAGTCAGCGCCCCCGCCGCGGCGGGCGGTCTGGTCAAGTACGAGGCGACGCTGAAGGACGCCGCCGACAGCCAGGCCGCGCGAGCGACCATCGACCGGCTGCGGACCGCGGTGCACGCCGTCCCGTCGGCGGACGCCAAGGTCGGCGGCACGACCGCGACGTACCTGGACATCAAGCGCGCCTCCTCCCGCGACAACAAGGTCATCATCCCGATCGTGCTGGCCGTGGTGCTCCTCATCCTCATCGCGCTGCTGCGCGCCGTCGTCGCGCCGCTGCTGATGATGGGCACCGTGGTGCTGTCGTTCCTCGCTTCGCTCGGCGCCTGCGCGGTCATCTTCGAGCACGTCTTCGGGTTCGAGGGCACCGACTCCGGCTTCCCGTTGCTGGCCTTCATCTTCCTGGTCGCCTTGGGGGTCGACTACAACATCTTCCTGATGCACCGCGTCCGGGAGGAGTCGCAGGCCCTCGGCACGCGCCGCGGCATCCAGCGAGGGCTCACCGTCACCGGCGGTGTGATCACCTCGGCCGGGCTCGTCCTCGCGGCCACGTTCGCGTCCATGGTCACGCTGCCGCTGGTGTTCATGGTCGAGATGGGCTTCGCGGTCGCGTTCGGCGTCCTGCTCGACACCCTCGTCGTCCGGTCGCTGCTGCTGCCCGCCCTGTCCTACGACATCGGGCGGCGGATCTGGACGCCGGGACGGCTCGCCAAGGAGGCGCCCGCCTCGCCGCCCAAGGTCCTGGACCCGGTCGGCTGA
- a CDS encoding potassium/proton antiporter, producing the protein MHLDIWLLLGATLVLSAIIAVRLSHQAGLPTLLAYMGLGLLIGESGPLHIRFDNAELAETLGLAALVLILAEGGITTNWRRVRPSVPAALSVSTLGTLISIVVVALSAMWLVGLEWRPAFLLAAVLAPTDAAAVFSVLRRLPLPSRLTGLLEAESGFNDAPVVIIVITLSAHTAVPNMAELLGVMVYELVAGGIVGVAIGWLGAQALRRVALPASGLYPIAVLSLAIGSYGAASLMHASGFLAVYVSALVLGNARLPHRPATRGFAEGVGWLAQIGLFVMLGLLADPGDLPGQILPALIVGFVLLLVARPLSVVLSTIGFRLSWGEKVFASWAGLRGAVPIVLATIPMVADVEHADRLFAIVFNIVVMFTLLQGPTLPLASRLCRLTGDEQTRELDVEAAPLEELHADLLEVRVPADSLISGVEIFELRLPPGASITLVVRDGASFVPEPTTPLQAGDTLLIVTTAEVREATERRLRAVSRKGRLAGWFGEKGQ; encoded by the coding sequence GTGCACCTCGACATCTGGCTACTCCTCGGGGCCACGCTCGTACTCAGCGCCATCATCGCGGTCAGGCTGTCGCACCAGGCGGGCCTCCCCACGCTGCTGGCGTACATGGGCCTCGGCCTTCTCATCGGCGAGTCCGGCCCCCTCCACATCCGCTTCGACAACGCGGAACTGGCCGAGACGCTCGGCCTCGCGGCCCTCGTGCTCATCCTCGCCGAGGGCGGCATCACCACCAACTGGCGGCGCGTGCGGCCCTCGGTGCCGGCCGCGCTCAGCGTCTCCACCCTCGGCACCCTGATCAGCATCGTCGTCGTCGCGCTGTCCGCCATGTGGCTCGTCGGCCTGGAGTGGCGTCCCGCGTTCCTGCTCGCCGCCGTGCTCGCCCCCACCGACGCGGCCGCGGTGTTCTCGGTGCTGCGGCGGCTGCCCCTGCCCTCCCGGCTGACCGGCCTGCTGGAGGCCGAGTCCGGCTTCAACGACGCCCCCGTCGTGATCATCGTGATCACGCTCAGCGCCCACACCGCCGTCCCCAACATGGCCGAACTGCTCGGCGTCATGGTCTACGAGCTGGTCGCGGGCGGCATCGTCGGCGTCGCCATCGGGTGGCTGGGCGCGCAGGCGCTGCGCCGCGTCGCGCTCCCGGCGTCCGGCCTCTACCCCATCGCCGTCCTGTCGCTGGCCATCGGCTCCTACGGGGCCGCCTCCCTGATGCACGCGAGCGGGTTCCTCGCCGTCTACGTCAGCGCCCTCGTCCTCGGGAACGCGCGGCTGCCGCACCGCCCCGCCACCCGAGGCTTCGCCGAGGGCGTCGGATGGCTCGCGCAGATCGGGCTGTTCGTGATGCTGGGCCTGCTGGCCGACCCCGGAGACCTCCCCGGCCAGATCCTGCCGGCGCTCATCGTCGGCTTCGTCCTGCTGCTGGTGGCCCGCCCCCTGTCGGTGGTGCTGTCCACGATCGGGTTCCGGCTGTCGTGGGGCGAGAAGGTCTTCGCGTCCTGGGCGGGGCTGCGGGGCGCCGTCCCGATCGTCCTGGCCACCATCCCGATGGTCGCGGACGTGGAGCACGCCGACCGGCTCTTCGCGATCGTCTTCAACATCGTCGTCATGTTCACCCTGCTCCAGGGGCCGACGCTGCCGCTGGCCTCGCGGCTGTGCCGGCTGACCGGCGACGAGCAGACCCGCGAACTGGACGTCGAGGCGGCGCCGCTGGAGGAGCTGCACGCCGACCTGCTGGAGGTGCGGGTCCCCGCCGACTCGCTGATCAGCGGCGTGGAGATCTTCGAACTGCGGCTGCCGCCCGGCGCGTCCATCACCCTCGTCGTGCGGGACGGGGCGAGCTTCGTGCCCGAGCCCACCACGCCCCTGCAGGCGGGCGACACCCTGCTGATCGTGACCACCGCCGAGGTGCGCGAGGCCACCGAGCGCAGGCTGCGCGCGGTCAGCCGCAAGGGCCGGCTGGCGGGCTGGTTCGGCGAGAAGGGACAGTGA